Proteins encoded by one window of Nicotiana tabacum cultivar K326 chromosome 10, ASM71507v2, whole genome shotgun sequence:
- the LOC107818006 gene encoding uncharacterized protein LOC107818006 has protein sequence MEIDNPSPTEKPATTLPAKPSFQPLKAHEISDGQVQFRKVTVPQHRYTPLKKAWLEIYNPIYEQMKIDIRMNLKKRRVELKTRYDTPDISNLQKSADFVHAFMLGFDTCDAVALLRLDELYVDSFEIKDVKTLRGEHLSRAIGRLSGKGGKTKFAIENATKTRIVIADTKIHILGSFTNIKIARDSLCSLIMGSPAGKVYSKLRSVTARLNEMF, from the coding sequence ATGGAAATCGACAATCCTTCTCCGACAGAGAAACCGGCGACAACACTACCGGCAAAGCCCAGTTTCCAACCTCTAAAAGCCCACGAAATCTCCGACGGTCAAGTTCAGTTCCGGAAAGTCACAGTCCCACAGCACCGCTACACTCCGTTAAAAAAAGCCTGGCTTGAAATCTACAATCCAATCTACGAGCAGATGAAAATCGACATCCGAATGAACCTCAAAAAACGTCGGGTTGAGCTCAAAACCCGATACGACACGCCCGATATCAGCAACCTCCAAAAATCCGCCGACTTCGTTCACGCTTTCATGCTAGGGTTCGACACGTGTGACGCTGTTGCGTTGCTCCGTCTCGACGAGTTATACGTTGATTCATTTGAAATTAAGGATGTGAAGACGCTGCGTGGAGAGCATTTATCTAGGGCTATTGGTAGATTGTCAGGGAAAGGAGGGAAGACGAAGTTTGCTATAGAGAATGCGACGAAGACGAGAATTGTGATTGCGGATACAAAGATACATATATTAGGATCATTTACTAATATTAAGATTGCTAGGGATTCGCTCTGTAGCCTTATCATGGGGTCTCCTGCTGGTAAGGTTTATTCTAAGCTTCGATCTGTTACTGCCAGATTGAACGAGATGTTTTAA